The Sphaerisporangium siamense genome includes the window GTCGACGCTGCTCGGCGCGTACGCCGGTGGGGTCTTCATCGACTTCGCCATACGACCGATCCTGACACGGATTGTTCTGCTGTGCAGAATCCTCTGTTCCAGATTCGGCCCGGTCCCGGATAGTCGGGAGCATGTCCGATACGCATGCCGTCACGTCGCCGGTCAGCATCACCGCCGTGGACCGGCCCGACCAGCCTCCCGCCGGTCCCGCGCTTGACGATCTCTACCGCGGCTTTGAGAAGGCCCTGCTCGTCCCGTTGTGGACGGAGATCGGCGACCTGATGCCCGGGCATCCGCGCTCCAGCGCGCAGCCGCACCGCTGGGAGTGGAACCGGCTCCTCGAACTCGCCGGCCGCGCCGGGGACCTGGTGCCGGTCGGCCGCGGCGGCGAGCGCCGCGCGATCGCCCTCGCCAACCCGAGCCTGGGCGGCCGGCCCTACGCGACGCCGACCCTGTGGGCCGCGATCCAGTACCTGATGCCGGGCGAGGACGCGCCCGAGCACCGGCACACCCAGAACGCGTTCCGCTTCGTCGTCGAGGGCGAGGGCGTGTGGACGGTGGTCGAGCGCGACCCGGTGCCGATGCGCCGGGGCGACTTCCTCCCCCAGCCCGGCATGCACTGGCACGCCCACCACAACGCGGCGAGCACGCCGATGGCCTGGCTCGACGGGCTCGACATCCCGTTCCAGTACGGCGTCGAGGGGCAGTTCTTCGACTTCGGCCGGGACACCCTCTCCACGGAGGAGCACGCCACCCCCGACCGTTCCCGCTCGGAGCGGCTCTGGGGACACCCCGGCCTGGCGCCGGTCTCCCAGCTCGGCCGCCCCAAGGGCACCCCGCTGCTGTGCTACCGCTGGACCGACACCGACGCCGCGCTGAACGACCAGCTCGCCCTGGAGCGGGAGGGTCACGGCGGCACCGTCGAACCCGGCCACGCCCTGGTCCGCTACACCGACCCGGCCACCGCCGGCGACGTGCTCCCGACGATCCGGGCGCAGTTCCACCGGATCACGGCGGGCACCGAGACCGCGCCGCACCGGGAGACCGGCTCGTCGGTCTACCAGGTCTTCGACGGGTCCGGCCGGGTCACCGTAGGGGACCACTCCTGGACGGTGACCCGCGGCGACCTCTTCGTCGTCCCGTCCTGGCAGCCGCTGTCGATCCGCTCGGAGGCGTCGGCGTCCGACTCCGACTCCGGCGCGCTCGACCTGTTCCAGTTCGGCGACGCCCCGATCTTCACCAAACTCAACCTGTTCCGCAGCCACACCGAGAAGGACGACCGATGAAGCTGGCCACCATCCGCCTGGACGACCACCGCACCACGGCCGTACGCGTCGACGGCGACGAGCTCGTCGAGGTGGGCATGCCCGACGTCGGCGCGGTGCTGGCCGCTCCCGGCGGCCTCGACGCCGCGGCGTCGGCCGACGGCCCCCGGCGCCCGCTGGCCGGAGCCGACCTGGCCCCGGTGGTGCCGCGGCCGGGCAAGGTCGTCTGCACCGGCCTGAACTACCGCAACCACATCACGGAGATGGGCCGCGACCTGCCGGAGTACCCGACCCTATTCTGCAAGTTCGCCGACAGCCTCATCGGCGCCGCCGACGACATCGTGCGCCCGGCGGAGACCGAGCAGTTCGACTGGGAGGCCGAGCTGGCCGTCGTCATCGGCCGCCAGGTGCGCCGGGCGGACGAGGAGCAGGCGATCGCCGCGATCGCCGGGTTCACCGTGCTCAACGACATCACCTGCCGCGACTGGCAGTTCCGCACCCGGGAATGGCTGCAGGGCAAGGTCTGGGACTCCACGACCCCGATCGGCCCCTACCTCGTCACCGCGGACGAGACCGGTCCCCGGCCGGCGCTCGGCATCCGCTGCGAGGTCGACGGCCGGGTGGTGCAGTCCGACAACACCGGCGACCTGCTCTTCGACCCGGTCCACCTGGTCCGCTACGTCTCGACGATGGTGCGGCTCAACCCGGGCGACGTGATCGCGACCGGCACGCCCGGCGGCGTCGGCCACGCGCGCAAGCCACAGGTCTTCCTCAACGGCGGCGAGCTGGTCGTGACCGAGATCGAGGCGCTGGGCAGGCTGGCGAACCGCGTCGTCCCCGAGGGCGCGTGATGGCGCGCGACCTGGCCACCACGCTCGCCTGGGTCGACACGGGGACCCGGCTGTGCGCGTCGGCGATCGCCGGACTCTCCGAGCGGGAGTACGGCGCCCCGTCCGCGCTGCCCGGCTGGACGCGCAAGCACGTCGTGGCGCACCTGGCGGCGAACGCCGAGGCGATCGGCAACCTGGTCCACTGGGCGGGCACCGGCGAGGAGACGCCGATGTACGCCTCGCCGGAGGAGCGCGCCGCGGGCATCGAGAGGGGCTCCCTGCTCGGCGCCGGCGAGCTGACCCGGTGGTTCACCGAGTCGGCCGCGAGCCTGGCCGCCGCGATGGCGGCACTGCCGGAGGATGCGTGGCGGGCCGAGGTGGTGACCGCGCAGGGGCGCACCGTGCCGGCGAGCGAGACCCCGTGGATGCGTTCCCGGGAGGTCATGGTGCACGCCGTGGACCTCGCGACCGGGCACACCTTCGCCGACCTGCCCGA containing:
- a CDS encoding cupin domain-containing protein, which encodes MSDTHAVTSPVSITAVDRPDQPPAGPALDDLYRGFEKALLVPLWTEIGDLMPGHPRSSAQPHRWEWNRLLELAGRAGDLVPVGRGGERRAIALANPSLGGRPYATPTLWAAIQYLMPGEDAPEHRHTQNAFRFVVEGEGVWTVVERDPVPMRRGDFLPQPGMHWHAHHNAASTPMAWLDGLDIPFQYGVEGQFFDFGRDTLSTEEHATPDRSRSERLWGHPGLAPVSQLGRPKGTPLLCYRWTDTDAALNDQLALEREGHGGTVEPGHALVRYTDPATAGDVLPTIRAQFHRITAGTETAPHRETGSSVYQVFDGSGRVTVGDHSWTVTRGDLFVVPSWQPLSIRSEASASDSDSGALDLFQFGDAPIFTKLNLFRSHTEKDDR
- a CDS encoding fumarylacetoacetate hydrolase family protein — protein: MKLATIRLDDHRTTAVRVDGDELVEVGMPDVGAVLAAPGGLDAAASADGPRRPLAGADLAPVVPRPGKVVCTGLNYRNHITEMGRDLPEYPTLFCKFADSLIGAADDIVRPAETEQFDWEAELAVVIGRQVRRADEEQAIAAIAGFTVLNDITCRDWQFRTREWLQGKVWDSTTPIGPYLVTADETGPRPALGIRCEVDGRVVQSDNTGDLLFDPVHLVRYVSTMVRLNPGDVIATGTPGGVGHARKPQVFLNGGELVVTEIEALGRLANRVVPEGA
- a CDS encoding maleylpyruvate isomerase family mycothiol-dependent enzyme translates to MARDLATTLAWVDTGTRLCASAIAGLSEREYGAPSALPGWTRKHVVAHLAANAEAIGNLVHWAGTGEETPMYASPEERAAGIERGSLLGAGELTRWFTESAASLAAAMAALPEDAWRAEVVTAQGRTVPASETPWMRSREVMVHAVDLATGHTFADLPEDFLRALREDVSAKRGNVPAVEGTLADVTAYLAGRSSAGVTSPGGGPPPVLPPWL